A genomic stretch from Setaria italica strain Yugu1 chromosome VII, Setaria_italica_v2.0, whole genome shotgun sequence includes:
- the LOC101765739 gene encoding transcription factor bHLH35 isoform X1 — translation MEGESSMVAMGFGLYWQSPPRFLLEPLDLAGAAVDDSSMYAYVPPYDEAESLSGLCSSYAPGHSSSPDGGADSCSTPAAVAPPPPAVATRNTAMERGRRRRLNEKLYALRSVVPNITKMDKASIIRDAIAYVEHLQEQERRVLADISALRQSSATATATVKTEGAPATEDAGRSFLPRKKMRRALAIACANDATRSITTSSPPVQILEVEVSEAGERVAVVSIRSSRGRDAVSQVCRALEPLGLGVLTASITAAGDTVVHTMFVETGEMGGALLKEAILAALAQLDVTIGPLKSMSCWELDAAMES, via the exons ATGGAGGGTGAGAGCAGCATGGTGGCCATGGGTTTCGGACTCTACTGGCAGTCGCCTCCTCGCTTCCTCCTCGAGCCCCTtgacctcgccggcgccgccgtcgacgacaG CAGCATGTACGCCTACGTGCCGCCGTACGACGAGGCAGAGTCGCTGTCCGGCCTGTGCTCGTCGTACGCGCCGGGGCATTCCAGCTCGCCCGACGGCGGCGCTGACTCCTgctccacgccggcggcggtggcgccaccgccgcctgccgTGGCGACGAGGAACACGGCCATggagcgcggccggcgccgcagGCTCAACGAGAAGCTCTACGCGCTCCGCAGCGTCGTCCCCAACATCACCAAGATGGACAAGGCGTCCATCATCAGGGACGCCATCGCCTACGTCGAGCACCTCCAGGAGCAGGAGCGCCGGGTGCTCGCCGACATATCCGCCCTGCGGCagtcctccgccaccgccactgccaCCGTCAAGACAGAGGGCGCCCCGGCCACGGAGGACGCCGGCCGCAGCTTCCttccaaggaagaagatgaggcgGGCACTGGCAATCGCTTGCGCCAACGACGCGACGCGCTCCATCACCACGTCCTCGCCGCCAGTCCAAATTCTTGAG GTGGAGGTGTCGGAGGCTGGGGAGAGGGTAGCGGTGGTGAGCATCCGGTCCAGCAGGGGCAGGGACGCGGTGAGCCAGGTGTGCCGGGCGCTGGAGCCCCTCGGCCTCGGCGTCCTCACCGCCAgcatcaccgccgccggcgacaccgTCGTCCACACCATGTTCGTGGAG ACTGGAGAAATGGGTGGCGCTCTGCTGAAGGAGGCGATACTGGCTGCTCTGGCCCAGCTCGATGTGACCATAGGCCCTCTTAAGTCCATGAGTTGTTGGGAACTTGATGCGGCCATGGAAAGCTAA
- the LOC101765739 gene encoding transcription factor bHLH35 isoform X2 — translation MEGESSMVAMGFGLYWQSPPRFLLEPLDLAGAAVDDSMYAYVPPYDEAESLSGLCSSYAPGHSSSPDGGADSCSTPAAVAPPPPAVATRNTAMERGRRRRLNEKLYALRSVVPNITKMDKASIIRDAIAYVEHLQEQERRVLADISALRQSSATATATVKTEGAPATEDAGRSFLPRKKMRRALAIACANDATRSITTSSPPVQILEVEVSEAGERVAVVSIRSSRGRDAVSQVCRALEPLGLGVLTASITAAGDTVVHTMFVETGEMGGALLKEAILAALAQLDVTIGPLKSMSCWELDAAMES, via the exons ATGGAGGGTGAGAGCAGCATGGTGGCCATGGGTTTCGGACTCTACTGGCAGTCGCCTCCTCGCTTCCTCCTCGAGCCCCTtgacctcgccggcgccgccgtcgacgacaG CATGTACGCCTACGTGCCGCCGTACGACGAGGCAGAGTCGCTGTCCGGCCTGTGCTCGTCGTACGCGCCGGGGCATTCCAGCTCGCCCGACGGCGGCGCTGACTCCTgctccacgccggcggcggtggcgccaccgccgcctgccgTGGCGACGAGGAACACGGCCATggagcgcggccggcgccgcagGCTCAACGAGAAGCTCTACGCGCTCCGCAGCGTCGTCCCCAACATCACCAAGATGGACAAGGCGTCCATCATCAGGGACGCCATCGCCTACGTCGAGCACCTCCAGGAGCAGGAGCGCCGGGTGCTCGCCGACATATCCGCCCTGCGGCagtcctccgccaccgccactgccaCCGTCAAGACAGAGGGCGCCCCGGCCACGGAGGACGCCGGCCGCAGCTTCCttccaaggaagaagatgaggcgGGCACTGGCAATCGCTTGCGCCAACGACGCGACGCGCTCCATCACCACGTCCTCGCCGCCAGTCCAAATTCTTGAG GTGGAGGTGTCGGAGGCTGGGGAGAGGGTAGCGGTGGTGAGCATCCGGTCCAGCAGGGGCAGGGACGCGGTGAGCCAGGTGTGCCGGGCGCTGGAGCCCCTCGGCCTCGGCGTCCTCACCGCCAgcatcaccgccgccggcgacaccgTCGTCCACACCATGTTCGTGGAG ACTGGAGAAATGGGTGGCGCTCTGCTGAAGGAGGCGATACTGGCTGCTCTGGCCCAGCTCGATGTGACCATAGGCCCTCTTAAGTCCATGAGTTGTTGGGAACTTGATGCGGCCATGGAAAGCTAA